One window of Branchiostoma lanceolatum isolate klBraLanc5 chromosome 8, klBraLanc5.hap2, whole genome shotgun sequence genomic DNA carries:
- the LOC136439983 gene encoding U4/U6 small nuclear ribonucleoprotein Prp31-like gives MSLADELLADLEEEAPENEEKEIEDVEEITMEMDVKQDGIASIAKLRDSQQLKHIMEQIDRYTSSGFRDEMVGPVEADPEYQLIVEANNLTVEIENEINIIHKFVRDIYSKRFPELESLVPMALDYIRTVREIGNDLEKTKNNEVLPTILTNATIMVVSVTASTTQGSILSADDLNDINEACDMAVDLNAAKLKIYEYVESRMSFIAPNLSIIVGASTAAKLMGVAGGLTSLSKMPSCNVLVLGAQKRTLAGFSSTAIMPHTGFIYYSEQVQNMPADLRKKAARLVSAKCTLAARVDSFHESASGVVGSNLKDEIQKKLDKWQEPPPVKHEKPLPAPIDPGRKKRGGRRYRKMKERLGMTEFRKQANRMQFAEIEEDAYQDDLGFSLGMVGKGGTGRVRGPQVDNKTQVKISKTLQKNLQKQQVYGGRTTYAGKISYGGRSTVRGQVSGTASSVAFTPLQGLEIVNPNAAEKKLGDKQGKYFSTTTGFVKVEQECMEK, from the exons ATGTCTCTGGCAGACGAGCTGCTGGCTGACCTGGAGGAGGAGGCTCCGGAGAACGAGGAGAAAGAGATTGAGGATGTGGAGGAGATCACCATGGAGATGGACGTGAAGCAGGACGGGATCGCCTCCATCGCGAAGCTGCGAGACTCGCAGCAGTTAAAACACATCATGGAACAGATTGATCGCTACACAAGCAGTGGGTTCAGGGATGAAA TGGTTGGACCAGTGGAAGCAGACCCTGAGTACCAGCTGATTGTGGAAGCTAACAACCTCACTGTGGAGATAGAGAATGAGATCA ACATCATCCACAAGTTTGTCCGCGACATCTACTCCAAACGGTTTCCTGAGCTGGAGTCTCTGGTCCCCATGGCTCTAGACTACATCAGGACTGTCAGG GAGATTGGCAATGATCTGGAAAAGACAAAGAACAACGAAGTCCTCCCAACCATTCTGACTAACGCCACCATTATGGTGGTCAGTGTTACCGCCTCCACCACTCAAGG GTCCATCCTGTCAGCAGACGACCTGAATGACATTAACGAAGCCTGTGACATGGCCGTGGACTTGAATGCAGCCAAACTGAAGATCTATGAATATGTGGAGTCCAGAATGTCCTTCATCGCTCCTAACCTGTCCATCATTGTGGGAGCATCCACAGCTGCCAAACTCATGG GTGTGGCTGGAGGCCTGACCTCTCTGTCCAAGATGCCGTCCTGTAACGTTCTGGTTCTCGGAGCCCAGAAGAGAACATTAGCTGGCTTCTCCTCTACTGCCATCATGCCCCACACAGGATTCATCTACTACAGTGAACAGGTGCAGAATATGCCTGCG GATCTAAGAAAAAAAGCAGCCCGTCTGGTATCAGCCAAGTGTACCCTAGCGGCGAGGGTGGACAGTTTTCACGAGTCAGCCAGCGGCGTGGTCGGAAGCAACCTCAAAGACGAGATACAGAAGAAGTTGGACAAGTGGCAAGAGCCTCCTCCCGTCAAACATGAGAAACCGCTTCCCGCGCCCATCGACCCGGGGAGGAAGAAGCGGGGAGGACGACGGTACAGGAAAATGAAAGAGAGGCTGGGGATGACAGAGTTTAGAAAACAGGCAAACAGAATGCAGTTTGCAGAG ATTGAAGAGGATGCATACCAAGACGACCTGGGTTTCTCCTTAGGTATGGTTGGGAAGGGAGGAACAGGTAGAGTCCGTGGGCCACAGGTAGACAACAAGACACAGGTCAAGATCTCCAAGACACTACAG AAAAACCTTCAGAAGCAGCAGGTGTATGGAGGAAGAACAACATACGCAGGAAAGATAAGTTATGGTGGGAGATCAACTGTTCGAGGGCAGGTGTCAGGAACAGCTTCCAGTGTAGCCTTCACCCCACTACAG GGACTTGAGATTGTGAACCCAAATGCAGCGGAGAAGAAATTGGGCGACAAGCAGGGAAAATATTTCTCCACCACCACAGGCTTCGTAAAGGTGGAACAAGAGTGCATGGAGAAATGA